The Urbifossiella limnaea genome has a window encoding:
- a CDS encoding tetratricopeptide repeat protein, translating into MSAAPPTAAPGFARAVTLVAFCALFAYFNSLHGAFVFDDNVFLADPNLSRPWKSALWTRPVIGWSLAANYWLDGTNPRGYHLANLAAHVAAALLLADLVRRVLLRPRFAGRYDATAGWVGLAAGLVWLVHPLNTQSVTYVVQRCESWMGLFYLGAVWCFLRAADGSRWWYAAAALSAALSAGCKEVATTLPAVLVLFDRAFLAGSWAGVLRRWRAHLAVGFVPVAFLLWVTFGGLVSGASEATIGLGVKLWTPKTYALTQTEVIWHYFRLAVWPTGQVLDYLDWPVRASLAEVWPYAAGLAAVLAVVAYGVVRNRAWAVPAAAVFLILAPTSSIVPIQDVAFEHRMYLPLACLVALAAGLLAGPAARLPARPVAGAVAALVILLGFLTVVRNEDYSSNYRLYKDSAEKRPDNPRARGAYADILRQHGEFAEADAQIKAAVQLPRNTAANAVALGNVLFALGDADDAVRYIRGVHAQSPTDPVVSELLGLLLLATGKPAEAVAPLAVARAAKPSDPAVLFRLGSAQAGAGDEAAAAETFAALKAAAPGFAATLVTQARQTAMSDAAKPVHLRLAAIMAAAARRLDGPDDAAALDAAALAEARLGNYPAAADLARRAAASAERAGWPADKVSLLRERVGLFEAKKPYLPAELAAYRGSRP; encoded by the coding sequence ATGTCCGCCGCCCCGCCGACCGCCGCCCCCGGGTTCGCCCGCGCCGTCACGCTGGTCGCGTTCTGCGCCCTGTTCGCGTACTTCAACTCGCTCCACGGCGCGTTCGTGTTCGACGACAACGTCTTCCTCGCCGACCCGAACCTCAGCCGGCCGTGGAAGTCGGCGCTGTGGACGCGGCCGGTGATCGGCTGGTCGCTGGCCGCGAACTACTGGCTCGACGGCACCAACCCGCGCGGCTACCACCTCGCCAACCTCGCCGCCCACGTCGCCGCCGCGCTGCTCCTCGCCGACCTCGTCCGCCGGGTGCTGCTGCGGCCGCGGTTCGCGGGGAGGTACGACGCGACCGCGGGCTGGGTCGGCCTCGCGGCGGGGCTGGTGTGGCTCGTCCACCCGCTGAACACGCAGTCGGTGACGTACGTCGTGCAGCGGTGCGAGTCGTGGATGGGGCTGTTCTACCTCGGCGCCGTGTGGTGCTTCCTCCGCGCGGCCGACGGCAGCCGGTGGTGGTACGCCGCGGCCGCGCTGTCGGCCGCGCTGTCGGCCGGGTGCAAGGAGGTGGCGACGACGCTGCCGGCGGTGCTGGTGCTGTTCGACCGCGCGTTCCTGGCCGGCAGCTGGGCCGGCGTGCTGCGGCGGTGGCGGGCGCACCTGGCCGTCGGCTTCGTGCCGGTCGCGTTCCTGCTGTGGGTGACGTTCGGCGGCCTGGTCTCGGGCGCGTCCGAGGCGACGATCGGCCTCGGCGTCAAACTGTGGACGCCGAAGACGTACGCGCTGACGCAGACGGAGGTGATCTGGCACTACTTCCGGCTGGCGGTGTGGCCGACGGGGCAGGTGCTGGACTACCTCGACTGGCCGGTGCGGGCGTCGCTCGCCGAGGTGTGGCCCTACGCGGCTGGGCTCGCCGCCGTGCTCGCGGTCGTCGCCTACGGCGTCGTCCGGAACCGCGCCTGGGCGGTGCCGGCGGCGGCGGTGTTCCTGATCCTCGCGCCCACGTCGAGCATCGTTCCCATCCAGGACGTGGCGTTCGAGCACCGCATGTACCTGCCGCTGGCGTGCCTGGTGGCGCTGGCGGCGGGGCTCCTCGCCGGCCCGGCGGCGCGACTGCCGGCGCGGCCGGTGGCCGGGGCCGTGGCCGCGCTGGTGATCCTGCTCGGCTTCCTGACGGTGGTGCGGAACGAGGACTACAGCAGCAACTACCGGCTGTACAAGGACAGCGCCGAGAAGCGGCCGGACAACCCGCGGGCGCGCGGGGCCTACGCCGACATCCTGCGCCAGCACGGCGAGTTCGCCGAGGCCGACGCCCAGATCAAGGCCGCGGTGCAGCTGCCGCGGAACACCGCCGCCAACGCGGTGGCGCTCGGCAACGTGCTCTTCGCCCTCGGCGACGCCGACGACGCCGTGCGGTACATCCGCGGGGTTCACGCCCAGTCGCCGACCGACCCGGTGGTGAGCGAGCTGCTCGGCCTGCTGCTGCTGGCGACGGGGAAGCCGGCCGAGGCGGTGGCGCCGCTGGCGGTGGCGCGGGCGGCGAAGCCGTCCGACCCCGCGGTGCTGTTCCGGCTCGGGTCGGCGCAGGCGGGGGCCGGCGACGAGGCCGCCGCGGCGGAGACGTTCGCGGCGCTGAAGGCGGCTGCGCCCGGGTTCGCGGCGACGCTCGTGACGCAGGCCCGGCAGACGGCCATGTCCGACGCGGCGAAGCCGGTCCACCTGCGACTGGCGGCGATCATGGCGGCGGCGGCCCGGCGGCTGGACGGGCCCGACGACGCGGCCGCGCTCGACGCCGCGGCGCTGGCTGAGGCCCGGCTGGGGAACTACCCGGCGGCGGCGGATCTGGCGCGCCGCGCCGCGGCGTCGGCGGAGCGGGCGGGCTGGCCGGCGGACAAGGTGTCGTTGCTCCGGGAACGGGTGGGTTTGTTCGAGGCGAAGAAGCCGTACCTGCCGGCCGAGCTGGCCGCCTACCGGGGGAGCCGGCCGTGA
- a CDS encoding class I SAM-dependent methyltransferase, producing the protein MSVADHPGCLYCGGRDLDVLYTGVTDRLGHVPGERTFLRCRGCGSAVLDPLPRTEELPGFYPGVYSFGGDLGSGSRLKRLLSTAEYRAFVRPAYTAQVRKVVRACGWRRGEGRRLLDVGCGRGLRLLEFRARGFEVAGLDVLPDVVRYVRDDLGVPARCADAAAAADEYEPGAFDLVTSFFLIEHVPDVRAALAGMFRVLKPGGWVAGAVPFTDCVQAGVFGRRWIHTAEAPRHLSLPSRAGLATAFREAGFEGFRIVPDSALHCGGQVGSSLVPGATITHAYGGRGLGPLARRALGAAVTFAAVPWCAFENHVLGRPSMGIAVARKPGAS; encoded by the coding sequence GTGAGCGTCGCCGACCACCCCGGTTGCTTGTACTGCGGCGGCCGCGACCTCGACGTGCTGTACACCGGCGTGACGGACCGCCTCGGGCACGTGCCCGGCGAGCGGACGTTTCTGCGCTGCCGCGGCTGCGGCTCGGCCGTGCTCGACCCGCTGCCGCGGACCGAGGAGCTGCCCGGGTTCTACCCGGGCGTGTACAGTTTCGGCGGCGACCTGGGTTCGGGGAGCCGGCTGAAGCGGCTGCTGAGCACGGCCGAGTACCGGGCGTTCGTCCGGCCGGCGTACACGGCGCAGGTCCGCAAGGTGGTGCGGGCGTGCGGGTGGCGGCGCGGGGAGGGCCGGCGGCTCCTCGACGTCGGCTGCGGGCGCGGCCTCCGCCTGCTTGAGTTCCGCGCCCGCGGGTTCGAGGTGGCCGGGCTCGACGTGCTCCCCGACGTGGTGCGGTACGTCCGCGACGACCTCGGCGTCCCGGCCCGGTGCGCCGACGCCGCCGCGGCCGCCGACGAGTACGAGCCGGGGGCGTTCGACCTGGTCACGTCGTTCTTCCTGATCGAGCACGTGCCGGACGTGCGGGCCGCGCTGGCGGGGATGTTCCGGGTGCTGAAGCCCGGCGGGTGGGTGGCAGGGGCGGTGCCGTTCACGGACTGCGTGCAGGCCGGGGTGTTCGGCCGCCGCTGGATCCACACGGCCGAAGCCCCGCGGCACCTGTCGCTGCCGTCCCGGGCGGGGCTGGCGACCGCGTTCCGGGAGGCGGGGTTCGAAGGCTTCCGCATCGTCCCGGACTCGGCCCTCCACTGCGGCGGGCAGGTCGGGTCGTCGCTCGTCCCGGGCGCGACCATCACCCACGCCTACGGCGGGCGGGGGCTCGGCCCGCTGGCCCGGCGGGCGCTCGGGGCCGCGGTCACGTTCGCCGCCGTGCCGTGGTGCGCGTTCGAGAACCACGTCCTCGGCCGGCCGTCGATGGGGATCGCGGTGGCCCGCAAGCCGGGGGCGAGCTGA
- a CDS encoding glycosyltransferase family 4 protein: MRVLVVCHLALPHVGGVENLVDLEVRALAAAGHEVRLLTSDGVGAGRVPDYPPAVGVVRVPAAHLLERRAGIPYPVFGPRLVPALWRAVGWADVVHAHGFLFQNTAAAVVAARLCGKACVLTDHGGVQRFASRAATLAARLGAETVGRLSAALSTRTLAYNSRVQATLDRLGRRRDTAFLPNPVDPAVFAPPTPAERAAARAELGWAADRPKVLFAGRLIPTKGVPLLLAAADPRFDLVFCGPGDVGLLGPLPRPGVEYLPPRPQDQLRRLYHAADALALPAEVREGFPLVVQEAVACGLPAVLGWDPGFAPYRGVPGLVFCERTPAAVRAAVAAALAAGTRVRGAGPPPEPPFPTPERWVRELLALFPVPRRTAR, encoded by the coding sequence ATGCGCGTGCTGGTCGTGTGCCACCTCGCGCTGCCGCACGTCGGCGGGGTCGAGAACCTGGTGGACCTGGAGGTCCGGGCGCTGGCCGCGGCCGGGCACGAGGTGCGGCTGCTGACCAGCGACGGGGTCGGGGCCGGGCGGGTGCCCGACTACCCGCCGGCCGTCGGCGTGGTGCGGGTGCCGGCGGCGCACCTGCTGGAGCGGCGGGCGGGCATCCCGTACCCGGTGTTCGGCCCGCGGCTGGTCCCGGCCCTGTGGCGCGCCGTCGGCTGGGCCGACGTGGTGCACGCCCACGGCTTCCTGTTCCAGAACACGGCCGCGGCGGTCGTGGCGGCGCGGCTGTGCGGCAAGGCGTGCGTGCTGACCGACCACGGCGGCGTGCAGCGGTTCGCGTCGCGGGCGGCGACCCTGGCGGCCCGGCTGGGGGCCGAGACGGTGGGCCGGCTGTCGGCCGCCCTGAGCACCCGGACGCTGGCGTACAACAGCCGCGTCCAGGCCACCCTCGACCGGCTCGGCCGGCGGCGCGACACGGCGTTCCTGCCCAACCCGGTGGACCCGGCGGTGTTCGCCCCGCCCACGCCCGCCGAGCGCGCCGCCGCCCGGGCCGAGCTCGGCTGGGCGGCCGACCGCCCGAAGGTGCTGTTCGCCGGCCGGCTGATCCCGACCAAGGGCGTGCCGCTGCTCCTGGCGGCGGCCGACCCGCGGTTTGATTTGGTGTTCTGCGGCCCGGGCGACGTGGGCCTGCTCGGGCCGCTGCCGCGGCCGGGCGTCGAGTACCTGCCGCCCCGCCCGCAGGACCAGCTCCGGCGGCTGTACCACGCGGCCGACGCCCTGGCGCTGCCGGCCGAGGTCCGCGAGGGGTTCCCGCTCGTCGTCCAGGAGGCGGTGGCGTGCGGGCTGCCGGCCGTGCTCGGGTGGGACCCCGGGTTCGCCCCGTACCGCGGCGTTCCGGGGCTCGTGTTCTGCGAGCGCACCCCGGCCGCCGTCCGCGCCGCGGTCGCCGCCGCGCTGGCCGCCGGCACCCGCGTCCGCGGCGCCGGTCCGCCGCCGGAGCCGCCGTTCCCGACCCCCGAGCGGTGGGTACGGGAGCTACTCGCCCTGTTCCCCGTGCCCCGGAGGACCGCCCGATGA
- a CDS encoding glycosyltransferase family 2 protein, with protein MTPPTPPGVWVVIAAYNESARLGNTLAELAPHATNVVVVDDGSRDDTAAVARAAGVWVLRHPINRGQGAALQTGIRFALQQGAEYVVTFDADGQHDPTEIPKLLAPVVEGRADAALGSRFLGRTVGMPASRRLVLKAAVVFTRVVSQINVTDAHNGFRALSRAAAEGIRIRQDRMAHASEILDEVRRLKLRYVEVPVTIRYTAATLAKGQSSWNSLSIVWQLLVGKVVK; from the coding sequence ATGACCCCGCCCACCCCGCCCGGCGTGTGGGTCGTGATCGCCGCGTACAACGAGTCGGCGCGGCTCGGCAACACCCTCGCCGAGCTGGCGCCGCACGCCACGAACGTCGTCGTCGTGGACGACGGCAGCCGCGACGACACCGCCGCCGTGGCCCGCGCCGCCGGCGTGTGGGTGCTGCGCCACCCGATCAACCGCGGCCAGGGCGCCGCCCTCCAGACCGGCATCCGCTTCGCCCTGCAACAGGGTGCCGAGTACGTCGTCACCTTCGACGCCGACGGCCAGCACGACCCCACCGAGATCCCCAAGCTCCTGGCGCCCGTGGTCGAGGGCCGCGCCGACGCCGCGCTCGGCTCGCGCTTCCTCGGCCGCACCGTCGGCATGCCCGCGTCCCGCCGGCTGGTGCTGAAGGCGGCGGTCGTGTTCACGCGGGTGGTGTCGCAGATCAACGTGACGGACGCGCACAACGGCTTCCGCGCCCTGAGCCGCGCCGCCGCGGAGGGGATCCGCATCCGCCAGGACCGCATGGCGCACGCCTCGGAAATCCTGGACGAGGTGCGGCGGCTGAAGCTGCGGTACGTCGAGGTGCCGGTGACGATCCGCTACACGGCGGCGACGCTGGCGAAGGGGCAGAGTTCGTGGAACTCGCTCAGCATCGTGTGGCAGTTGCTCGTCGGCAAGGTGGTGAAATGA
- a CDS encoding DUF2304 domain-containing protein, with protein sequence MTPFQIAAVSVLAALFVRDVLRWGRSHLTHGVRLLRLAAWAAAAVTIADPGLLQSVANLLGIGRAADVVLYLTALGGLWVAFYLYTRCLRLEREITALTRHLAIRDATPPAADRRG encoded by the coding sequence ATGACGCCCTTCCAGATCGCGGCCGTGTCGGTGCTGGCGGCGCTGTTCGTGCGCGACGTGCTGCGCTGGGGCCGGTCGCACCTGACGCACGGGGTGCGGCTGCTGCGGCTGGCGGCGTGGGCCGCGGCGGCGGTAACGATCGCCGACCCGGGCCTGTTGCAGTCGGTGGCGAACCTGCTGGGCATCGGCCGCGCCGCGGACGTGGTGCTGTACCTGACGGCGCTGGGCGGGCTGTGGGTGGCGTTCTACCTGTACACCCGCTGCCTGCGGCTGGAGCGCGAGATCACGGCGCTGACGCGCCACCTGGCCATCCGCGACGCCACCCCGCCCGCCGCCGACCGCCGCGGATGA
- a CDS encoding ATP-binding protein: MPDPTSAVTTALKWAWDNWDVIKKRLAELAGLVKGPTDRPILILGPGGCGKTTLLHILAGDRDWLRDTPWVYTESIGEERKPLGDDPSVQVVVTPGQPHRAHTFWRDVQADVSAGKYRGVVLLTAFGYHTLSGSSPAKAHPLYQPGGRQPTADFLTRFVDDRRAEEVRVLRNLAPHLRACPKPVWLLTVVAKQDLWAHEQAAADAFYRSGDFGAVVAELAAGRNAAGFRHELVFGSLVIANFESGAGEVLRKNAAGYDQRAQVGSVRRLVEVIHRLVEWEGR; the protein is encoded by the coding sequence ATGCCCGATCCCACTTCGGCCGTGACCACCGCGCTGAAATGGGCCTGGGACAACTGGGATGTGATCAAGAAGCGATTGGCGGAGCTCGCCGGGCTGGTGAAGGGGCCGACTGACCGGCCGATCCTGATCCTTGGCCCGGGTGGGTGCGGCAAGACGACACTCCTCCACATCCTCGCCGGCGACCGCGACTGGCTCCGCGACACGCCGTGGGTGTACACCGAGAGTATCGGTGAGGAGCGGAAGCCGCTCGGCGACGATCCATCGGTGCAGGTGGTGGTGACCCCCGGCCAGCCGCACCGGGCGCACACCTTCTGGAGGGACGTGCAGGCGGACGTGTCCGCCGGCAAGTATCGCGGCGTCGTGCTGCTGACGGCGTTCGGCTACCATACTTTGAGCGGCAGTAGCCCGGCGAAAGCCCACCCGCTCTATCAACCTGGCGGCCGGCAACCGACGGCGGACTTCCTGACCCGGTTCGTGGACGACCGGCGGGCGGAGGAGGTCCGCGTGTTGCGAAACCTCGCGCCCCACCTCCGGGCGTGCCCGAAACCGGTCTGGCTGCTAACGGTAGTGGCGAAGCAAGACCTCTGGGCGCACGAGCAGGCTGCGGCCGACGCCTTCTACCGGTCCGGCGACTTCGGCGCGGTCGTGGCCGAACTGGCCGCCGGGCGGAACGCGGCGGGGTTCCGGCACGAGCTCGTGTTCGGGTCGCTCGTCATCGCCAACTTCGAGTCCGGGGCAGGCGAGGTGCTGCGGAAGAACGCGGCCGGGTACGACCAGCGTGCCCAAGTCGGGTCGGTGCGCCGGCTGGTCGAGGTCATTCACAGGCTGGTCGAGTGGGAGGGCCGGTGA
- the acs gene encoding acetate--CoA ligase → MSVNITSVLNETRRFEPPAGFVAAAAISAAERDRLAAWAEKDPEGFWAHHAESLHWFKKWDAVFDGSNPPFFKWFVGGTTNVSYNCLDRHLAGPHRNKAAIIWEGEPGDTRTLTYQQLHYQVCKFANGLKQLGVAKGDRVTIYMPMTPEAVIAMLACARIGAVHSVIFGGFSAEAVADRNNDAGAKLVITSDIGWRRGNAVHLKQNVDEALKKSPTVKNCVVFQRARNTSVHMHPGRDVWWHDLMSDVSADCPAEELDSEHPLFILYTSGSTGKPKGVLHTTGGYLLGAALTHKWVFDIKDEDVYWCTADVGWITGHTYIAYGPLANAATVMMYEGAPNHPREDRFWEIIEKYRVTILYTAPTAIRAFIKWGDQHPKGRDLSSLRLLGSVGEPINPEAWMWYHEVIGGGRCPIVDTWWQTETGSIMISPLPGAMFTKPGSATKPLPGIAAVVVDKEGNPVPANQGGFLVVKRPWPSMMRTIYGDDERFKATYWSNYPGIYFTADGARQDDDGYIWVMGRVDDVLNVSGHRLSTMEVESALVNHPKVAEAAVVGRPDEIKGEGICCFVTLKQGVPASDGLKDELKKHVTKEIGALARPDDVRFTDALPKTRSGKIMRRLLRDIAAGREGKGDTTTLEDYSILAKLREQDEG, encoded by the coding sequence GTGTCCGTCAACATCACCAGCGTCCTGAACGAGACCCGTCGCTTCGAGCCGCCGGCCGGCTTCGTCGCCGCCGCCGCCATCTCCGCCGCCGAGCGCGACCGCCTCGCCGCCTGGGCCGAGAAGGACCCCGAGGGCTTCTGGGCGCACCACGCCGAGAGCCTCCACTGGTTCAAGAAGTGGGACGCCGTGTTCGACGGGTCGAACCCGCCGTTCTTCAAGTGGTTCGTCGGCGGCACCACGAACGTCAGCTACAACTGCCTCGACCGGCACCTCGCCGGGCCGCACCGGAACAAGGCCGCCATCATCTGGGAGGGCGAGCCCGGCGACACCCGCACCCTCACCTACCAGCAGCTCCACTACCAGGTCTGCAAGTTCGCCAACGGCCTCAAGCAGCTCGGCGTGGCGAAGGGCGACCGCGTCACCATCTACATGCCGATGACGCCGGAGGCCGTGATCGCCATGCTCGCCTGCGCCCGGATCGGCGCGGTCCACTCGGTCATCTTCGGCGGGTTCAGCGCCGAGGCCGTCGCCGACCGGAACAACGACGCCGGGGCCAAGCTCGTCATCACGTCCGACATCGGCTGGCGCCGCGGCAACGCCGTCCACCTCAAGCAGAACGTGGACGAGGCGCTGAAGAAGTCGCCGACCGTGAAGAACTGCGTGGTGTTCCAGCGCGCCCGCAACACGTCCGTCCACATGCACCCGGGCCGCGACGTGTGGTGGCACGACCTGATGTCCGACGTCAGCGCCGACTGCCCGGCCGAGGAACTCGACAGCGAGCACCCGCTGTTCATCCTGTACACGTCCGGCAGCACCGGGAAGCCGAAGGGCGTGCTGCACACGACCGGCGGCTACCTCCTCGGCGCGGCGCTGACCCACAAGTGGGTCTTCGACATCAAGGACGAGGACGTGTACTGGTGCACCGCGGACGTGGGCTGGATCACCGGCCACACGTACATCGCGTACGGCCCGCTGGCGAACGCCGCGACGGTGATGATGTACGAGGGCGCCCCGAACCACCCGCGCGAGGACCGGTTCTGGGAGATCATCGAAAAGTACCGCGTCACCATCCTGTACACCGCGCCGACGGCCATCCGGGCGTTCATCAAGTGGGGCGACCAGCACCCGAAGGGCCGCGACCTGAGCTCGCTGCGGCTGCTCGGCAGCGTGGGCGAGCCGATCAACCCGGAGGCGTGGATGTGGTACCACGAGGTGATCGGCGGCGGCCGCTGCCCGATCGTCGATACGTGGTGGCAGACGGAGACGGGGTCCATCATGATCTCGCCGCTGCCGGGGGCGATGTTCACGAAGCCGGGGAGCGCGACGAAGCCGCTGCCGGGGATCGCGGCGGTGGTGGTGGACAAGGAGGGGAACCCGGTGCCGGCGAACCAGGGCGGGTTCCTGGTGGTGAAGCGGCCGTGGCCGAGCATGATGCGCACCATCTACGGCGACGACGAGCGGTTCAAGGCGACGTACTGGAGCAACTACCCGGGCATCTATTTCACCGCCGACGGCGCCCGCCAGGACGACGACGGTTACATCTGGGTGATGGGCCGGGTCGATGACGTGTTGAACGTGAGCGGCCACCGGCTGAGCACGATGGAGGTGGAGAGCGCCCTGGTGAACCACCCGAAGGTGGCGGAGGCGGCGGTGGTGGGCCGGCCGGACGAGATCAAGGGGGAGGGGATCTGCTGCTTCGTGACGCTGAAGCAGGGCGTGCCCGCGTCGGACGGGCTGAAGGACGAGTTGAAGAAGCACGTGACGAAGGAGATCGGGGCGCTGGCCCGGCCGGACGACGTGCGGTTCACGGACGCGCTGCCGAAGACGCGGAGCGGGAAGATCATGCGCCGGCTGCTGCGCGACATCGCCGCCGGCCGCGAGGGGAAGGGCGACACGACGACGCTGGAGGACTACAGCATCCTCGCCAAGCTCCGCGAGCAGGACGAGGGGTGA
- a CDS encoding carbon-nitrogen hydrolase yields MSDTFTIGLVQMRMAPDREANLRTAEAGIAAAAKAGAQVVCLPELFTGYYFCQREDIALFDLAEPIPGPGEERLAKAAKAHGVVVVGSFFEKRMAGVYHNTATVHDAKGELLGIYRKMHIPDDPLFLEKFYFTPGDTGFKVFNTGPAKVGTLVCWDQWYPEAARLTALQGAEVIFYPTAIGWHPREKAEYGEAQHSAWETSMRGHAIANGTYVAAVNRVGHEVIVGEGLEFWGGSFVSDPFGRVLKRASHDREEILTVTCSRKLMEDVRRNWPFFRDRRIDAYGNIVKRVSD; encoded by the coding sequence ATGTCGGACACGTTCACCATCGGCCTCGTGCAGATGCGCATGGCCCCGGACCGCGAGGCGAACCTCCGCACCGCCGAGGCCGGCATCGCCGCGGCCGCGAAGGCCGGGGCGCAGGTCGTCTGCCTCCCGGAGCTGTTCACCGGGTACTACTTCTGCCAGCGCGAGGACATCGCCCTGTTCGACCTCGCCGAGCCCATCCCCGGCCCCGGCGAGGAGCGGCTCGCCAAGGCGGCGAAGGCCCACGGCGTCGTCGTGGTCGGGTCGTTCTTCGAGAAGCGGATGGCCGGCGTGTACCACAACACCGCCACCGTCCACGACGCGAAGGGCGAGCTCCTCGGCATCTACCGCAAGATGCACATCCCCGACGACCCGCTGTTCCTGGAAAAATTCTACTTCACCCCCGGCGACACCGGCTTCAAGGTGTTTAACACCGGCCCGGCGAAGGTCGGCACGCTCGTGTGCTGGGACCAGTGGTACCCCGAAGCCGCCCGCCTGACGGCGCTGCAGGGCGCGGAGGTGATCTTCTACCCGACGGCGATCGGCTGGCACCCGCGCGAGAAGGCCGAGTACGGCGAGGCGCAGCACTCGGCGTGGGAGACGAGCATGCGCGGCCACGCCATCGCCAACGGCACGTACGTCGCTGCGGTGAACCGCGTCGGCCACGAGGTGATCGTCGGCGAGGGGCTGGAGTTCTGGGGCGGGTCGTTCGTGAGCGACCCGTTCGGCCGCGTGCTCAAGCGCGCCAGCCACGACCGGGAAGAGATCCTGACGGTGACGTGCAGCCGGAAGCTGATGGAGGACGTGCGGCGGAACTGGCCGTTCTTCCGCGACCGCCGCATCGACGCCTACGGCAACATCGTGAAGCGCGTCAGCGACTGA